The Nostoc sp. 'Peltigera membranacea cyanobiont' N6 genome contains the following window.
CTTCTGCCACTGCTAACTGTCGGAATACCGCCAAACTCCAAGCTTCTGCCCGTGATGGCAACCCCGCTTTGAGAATCATCTGCTCGATTTCTGGCAAGTGGCGTGTGTGATGGTGACTGTGTTCGTGGCCGTGGTGGTCATGGTGATGGCGATCGCGTACTAAATCCACATGGACTTTAGTCGCCTGCTGGCCATTCCGTTGGACAAATTCCGCCCTTAACTGATATTCCTGTTCAATACCCAACCCATTGAGTTTTTCAATTAAATACTCTACAGGAACACCCAAACTGACCAAAGCACCCAGACACATATCACCAGAAATTCCTGTCGGACATTGAAGATAAGCAATTTTATTCATAATAAATTAGTCATTAGTCATTAGTCATTAGTCATTGGGCATTGGGCATTGGGCATTGGGCATTAGTTATTCTCCTCTGCTCCCCCTGCTCCCCCTGCTCCCTCATCTCCCTCATCTCCCCCACTCCCCACTCCCCACTCACCGAGTTATGGCAAAAATTTTCTCAGTTCATCCGGATAATCCTCAAATGCGACGAATAGAGGAAATAAAGTCGGCGCTTTCTAGTGGCGCAGTCATGCTTTACCCTACTGATACAGTTTATGCGATCGGTTGTGATTTGAATGCTAAGTCGGCGGTAGAACGAGTGCGGCAAATTAAACAGCTAGCAAATGATAAACCACTGACATTTTTATGTCCCTCGCTTTCAAATGTGGCAACTTATGCCTTCGTAAGTGACACAGCCTATCGGATTATGAAACGCCTGATTCCAGGGCCATACACGTTTTTGCTCCCAGCAACTAAATTAGTACCGCGATTGGTGCAAAGCCCCAAGCGGAAAAGTACTGGAATTAGAGTCCCAAACCATACTGTGTGTTTGGAGTTGCTGGCAGCTTTGGGTAATCCAATTATTTCAACTTCAGCACATCTGCCAGCAGATGAAGCAGAGAATGGGATGATTCGGATAGATCCAGAAACTGTTCAGTCACGGGTAGAGCTATTTGACCGTTTGGATAAGTTGGTAGACATAATTGTAGACACTGGCGAAGAACCTACTTATGAAGTATCTACGATTTTGGATATGACGGGAGACGAAGCAGCAATTATACGGAGGGGTTTAGGTTGGGAAGCAGCAGCAGCATGGGTATAAGAATGAAACTTCACAGGCACACCTCTCCGTTTCGGAAATTGCGATCGAAGTGACTCCAGTTTTTAAATTGTCATATTTAAACGCGATGTCTACGACGGGCACAGATGCAATAACAGGATGGTGTAACAGTCGATACAGCAAGAGATTTGACAACTTTGAGAAAATGTGGGTACTTGTGTCCCCACGTCAATGTGGCGGCTTGTGAAAAAACCGACACATTGCCATAACTGTAACTCTGTCGTATTTCCTACAGTTTTATATATGAGCTTTAGATGTGAGCATTATATGCGGCAAATCTTAATGGATGAATGCCCAAAGATTCTCCAGCCAAGGCTAGCCTTGATCGCTGTCTCTGCGTTGTAATTACGGTGCAATACTACTCCCTGGAAAAGTCATGAAAGCTAACGTCGTTAATCTACCAAACTCTACACCTATTTTTAATAACCACCTTTCGACCGAAGAATTTTCAGACAGCAGCAGCGAAACCTTAATTGAATTGCTGTGTCAGGAA
Protein-coding sequences here:
- a CDS encoding L-threonylcarbamoyladenylate synthase, with translation MAKIFSVHPDNPQMRRIEEIKSALSSGAVMLYPTDTVYAIGCDLNAKSAVERVRQIKQLANDKPLTFLCPSLSNVATYAFVSDTAYRIMKRLIPGPYTFLLPATKLVPRLVQSPKRKSTGIRVPNHTVCLELLAALGNPIISTSAHLPADEAENGMIRIDPETVQSRVELFDRLDKLVDIIVDTGEEPTYEVSTILDMTGDEAAIIRRGLGWEAAAAWV